One stretch of Anabas testudineus chromosome 24, fAnaTes1.2, whole genome shotgun sequence DNA includes these proteins:
- the si:dkey-85n7.8 gene encoding cytochrome c oxidase subunit 8A, mitochondrial has protein sequence MVSGVLRMMGNVSVSTLTCTNKVLMETRKMIYSKPPRNKIGAVQSLFVMSVFAVAMLTPAAWILHHLPEYRLRSRQGPRT, from the exons ATGGTGAGCGGTGTGCTAAGGATGATGGGAAATGTTTCAGTGTCGACTCTGACTTGTACAAACAAGGTCCTGATGGAGACAAGAAAGATGATTTACAGCAAACCTCCCAGAAACAAGATCGGAGCTGTG caAAGCTTGTTCGTCATGTCGGTGTTTGCCGTTGCCATGTTGACTCCTGCTGCCTGGATCCTTCATCACCTGCCAGAGTACCGCCTGAGGTCCAGACAGGGCCCCCGGACTTGA